The Pontibacter korlensis sequence TGATGTGTGCGTTAATACGCGCCAGGAGCTCCTTAAAATGAAACGGCTTTGACATAAAGTCATCCGCTCCAGCCTCTAAGCCTTTTACTTTTTCTTCTGGATCACCCAGTGCACTTAGAATGATGATGATAGAGGCGATGTTACGCTTGCGTGTAATCTTACAGATTTCATAACCGTCCAGACCGGGCAGCATGATATCCAGGATCACTACATCATACTCGTTGTTGCTGATCTTGCTGACAGCTTCATACCCGTCTGCCACCCGATCCACCTGAAAGCTTTTATCAGTTAAACCTTCCTCGATAAAAGAGGCAACACGAGCATCATCTTCTACAAGAAGGCACTTCATCATAGCGAAGAGTATTTAAATTGTTGAAGTGGTAAAGCTAATAAATCAAATTAACAACACATTAACTCTACAGGATGGCGTTGCCTCTGCCCGAAATGCTCTTGCAATAGTTATCAACTAGGAACATCTCTCATGGCTTCAAACCTATACAAAAAAGGCCTTGTCGTAAAGGTCAGTAATTTTAGTAGCAGAAATTATACTTCTTTTATTAGTGTAAAGAAAAGGCTTCCATAGCTAGCGCCCTGTGTTGCAGCCAGTAACATTTACTGGCTCCTGAGGCGAAGAA is a genomic window containing:
- a CDS encoding response regulator transcription factor, coding for MMKCLLVEDDARVASFIEEGLTDKSFQVDRVADGYEAVSKISNNEYDVVILDIMLPGLDGYEICKITRKRNIASIIIILSALGDPEEKVKGLEAGADDFMSKPFHFKELLARINAHIRRKQLEQGIFEADKYADLEVNVEQNIIKRAGKEITLTPREFNLLLYLLRNREKVLSRVEIAQAVWDIHFSSNTNVVDVYINYLRNKIDKDFAFKLIHTIKGRGYMLAQKTNES